In Bacteriovorax stolpii, a single genomic region encodes these proteins:
- a CDS encoding DMT family transporter has translation MFINILLLLFATSIWGYGFIATRWTLVALDPYWANALRFSVAGVASLPFLLYKRSFTRSDNILKKSFISSVFLLGILLFQTIGLSLTTVAKSGFITTLYTLFIPIITMLVFKKKYRPTFWFLIFMAMVGMALMCNLELKDLNSGDFFTLICSVFGAIHIIYVGRVANAIESPVEFNFLQNFFVALMSIPIALIFKGVIDFGVVFDPGHNVLIGLIYLGIFSSMISFTAQIVAQKKIPDHIAGLIFLTESPFAALFGFLVLGETLNGMNLLGAGLIILSVVLVPILGREVTAKIKDHHGHDSI, from the coding sequence ATGTTTATTAATATCCTCCTTCTTTTATTTGCCACATCTATCTGGGGATACGGTTTTATTGCCACTCGCTGGACGCTTGTTGCTCTTGACCCTTACTGGGCCAACGCTCTTCGCTTTAGCGTGGCCGGCGTGGCCTCGCTGCCTTTTTTACTTTATAAACGCTCATTCACCAGAAGCGATAACATTCTAAAAAAATCGTTTATCAGCTCGGTGTTTCTTCTGGGGATTTTACTTTTTCAGACCATCGGCCTCTCGCTTACCACTGTGGCAAAAAGCGGATTCATTACAACGTTGTACACGCTTTTTATTCCGATTATAACGATGCTGGTGTTTAAGAAAAAATACCGCCCGACATTCTGGTTTCTCATCTTCATGGCAATGGTGGGAATGGCGCTTATGTGCAACCTGGAATTAAAAGATCTCAACAGTGGAGATTTTTTTACGCTGATTTGTTCAGTCTTTGGGGCCATTCATATTATCTACGTGGGGAGAGTCGCCAATGCTATCGAGTCCCCGGTGGAGTTTAATTTCCTGCAGAACTTTTTTGTGGCCCTGATGTCTATTCCCATTGCTTTGATCTTTAAAGGAGTCATTGATTTTGGAGTGGTATTTGATCCAGGTCACAATGTCCTTATTGGTCTTATCTATCTGGGGATCTTCTCCAGTATGATCTCTTTTACCGCTCAAATCGTCGCGCAGAAAAAAATCCCGGATCACATTGCCGGACTCATTTTCTTAACAGAGTCGCCGTTTGCTGCCCTCTTTGGCTTTTTAGTTTTAGGGGAGACGTTAAATGGAATGAATCTTTTAGGAGCGGGGCTGATTATTTTGTCGGTGGTTTTAGTGCCAATCTTGGGAAGAGAAGTGACCGCGAAGATCAAAGATCATCACGGCCACGATTCTATCTAA